The genome window TCTTAAGCTGGTTTGTCTTGTATAACTTAGGAATGTTAACCTTTACTGAAAGGTATCGCGAATATGCAACAATGAGGGTATTGGGCTTTAGATTGAATGAGATTCGGTCAATAATAGTTAAAGATAATTTGTTAACTTGGGTGGAAGGAACTGTAATTGGTATTCCTTTAGGATTAGCATTTTTGAAGGTTTACGTTTCGATTGCGGACAGTGATACAAGTGAATTTTTCTCTTATA of Xylocopilactobacillus apicola contains these proteins:
- a CDS encoding ABC transporter permease — its product is MFSLFLSWFVLYNLGMLTFTERYREYATMRVLGFRLNEIRSIIVKDNLLTWVEGTVIGIPLGLAFLKVYVSIADSDTSEFFSYISIGGLVIAGGILFVNVVLIAWLISHHIKQVDMASALKSID